From a region of the Theobroma cacao cultivar B97-61/B2 chromosome 8, Criollo_cocoa_genome_V2, whole genome shotgun sequence genome:
- the LOC18592165 gene encoding sugar transport protein 5: MAVGGFAVDGPVSGAVNGQITASVVITCIVAATSGLIFGYDIGISGGVTTMAPFLQKFFPAVYRKAGEAERNMYCMYDSQVLTAFTSSLYLAGLAASLVASRLTAAIGRRNTMVIGGLTFLAGAAINGGAANVAMLILGRILLGFGVGFTNQATPVYLSEVAPPKWRGAFNTGFQFFIGIGVVVANCLNFVTAKRSWGWRLSLGLAVVPAAIMTIGALLILDTPSSLIERGKVEQARQSLFKVRGKHSDVEAEFAELKKASDVAKEANREPFMTIFERQYRPHLVMSIAIPFFQQVTGINIIAFYAPVLFQSVGLGSDSALIAAIILGLVNLASILVSTGVVDRYGRRFLFMEGGIQMFACQVGVAVLLAVTTGVSGDKQISKGYAILVLVLMCIYAAGFGWSWGPLSWLIPSEIFPIKIRPTGQSISVAVNFATTFVLSQTFLTMLCHFKFGTFLFYSAWIALMTIFVALFLPETKGIPLDSMNLVWEKHWYWRRFVRG, from the exons ATGGCTGTAGGAGGTTTCGCAGTCGACGGTCCTGTCAGCGGCGCCGTCAATGGCCAGATCACGGCTTCAGTGGTGATTACCTGCATCGTAGCTGCAACAAGCGGCCTCATATTTGGGTATGACATCGGAATTTCAG GAGGTGTGACAACTATGGCACCATTTCTGCAGAAATTTTTCCCAGCAGTATATAGAAAGGCAGGGGAGGCTGAAAGAAACATGTACTGCATGTACGATAGCCAAGTTTTAACGGCATTTACTTCTTCACTATATTTGGCCGGTTTGGCTGCATCACTGGTTGCTAGCCGCCTCACTGCCGCAATTGGTCGCAGAAACACCATGGTGATAGGTGGCCTCACCTTCTTGGCTGGTGCTGCCATCAATGGTGGCGCTGCTAATGTTGCCATGCTTATCTTAGGCCGTATCTTGCTTGGATTTGGAGTTGGTTTCACCAATCAG GCAACTCCTGTATACCTCTCTGAAGTGGCACCACCAAAATGGCGAGGTGCCTTCAACACAGGCTTCCAATTCTTCATAGGCATTGGGGTGGTCGTAGCCAATTGCTTAAACTTCGTAACCGCTAAACGCAGCTGGGGCTGGCGCCTGTCTCTTGGCCTCGCCGTAGTACCCGCTGCCATCATGACGATAGGCGCACTCCTCATTTTGGACACACCCAGCAGCCTAATAGAACGAGGCAAAGTGGAGCAAGCCCGACAGTCTCTTTTCAAAGTCCGAGGGAAACACTCTGATGTGGAAGCTGAGTTTGCTGAGCTTAAAAAGGCCAGTGATGTGGCCAAAGAAGCCAACCGAGAACCCTTCATGACAATATTTGAGAGGCAATACAGGCCTCATCTGGTCATGTCAATTGCCATACCATTTTTTCAACAGGTTACTGGGATTAACATCATTGCATTCTATGCACCGGTTCTATTCCAATCAGTTGGTTTGGGAAGTGATTCAGCTTTGATAGCAGCTATCATACTGGGGTTGGTTAACCTTGCTTCGATCCTTGTGTCTACCGGTGTAGTTGATCGGTATGGTCGGAGGTTTTTGTTCATGGAAGGTGGAATTCAAATGTTTGCCTGTCAG GTCGGGGTGGCAGTCCTGCTAGCGGTTACAACAGGAGTTTCAGGCGACAAGCAAATCAGCAAGGGCTATGCCATACTGGTACTGGTTCTAATGTGCATATACGCAGCTGGATTTGGTTGGTCTTGGGGCCCTCTCAGCTGGCTCATCCCAAGTGAAATCTTCCCCATAAAAATTCGGCCCACGGGCCAAAGCATCAGCGTTGCCGTCAACTTTGCAACCACCTTTGTGCTGTCCCAAACCTTCTTGACCATGCTTTGCCACTTCAAATTTGGCACTTTCTTGTTCTACTCGGCTTGGATCGCCTTGATGACCATTTTCGTTGCTCTCTTCCTCCCCGAAACAAAAGGAATTCCTCTCGACTCCATGAATTTAGTTTGGGAGAAGCACTGGTATTGGCGTCGGTTTGTTCGTGGTTAA